One part of the Methanofastidiosum sp. genome encodes these proteins:
- a CDS encoding ribbon-helix-helix domain-containing protein, with translation MAKEHQGASLPKELLRRIDYIVKETDLGYTSRADFVKESVRQKLDEVERKLLELEKLKKELKER, from the coding sequence ATGGCAAAAGAGCATCAGGGGGCAAGCCTCCCAAAAGAGCTATTGAGAAGAATTGACTATATAGTCAAAGAAACTGATCTTGGCTACACCTCAAGGGCGGACTTTGTAAAAGAGTCCGTTAGGCAGAAGCTTGATGAGGTGGAAAGAAAGTTACTCGAGCTAGAGAAACTAAAAAAAGAGCTAAAGGAAAGATAA